Genomic segment of Burkholderiales bacterium:
CACCCAGATCAACACGGTTGTGGCCAATCCCTTCGTCGGCATGGAAATCGCCTCCAAGATTCGTCAGCCCCAGCTTGGCATAGACGCTCCGGCCCTGCTCGTTGCTTGCGGGCTGGCGCTGAGGAGGTTCGACGCGTGATTCCGATTAACCTACTTCCGCACCGGGCTGAGCGGCGCAAGGCGCAGCAGCGCCAGTTCGTCGTGCTGGTCAGCCTCGTGGCACTTCTCGGCGGCCTGGTCTGGTTCTCCGGACATCAGTTCTTCCAAGGCCGGATCGAGAACCAGGAGCGCCGCAATCAGTTCCTGGAGACCAGAATTGCCGAGCTCGACAAGCAGATCGACGAGATCAAGAAGCTGAAGGAACAGACACAGGCCTTGCTCGCCAGGAAACGGGTCGTCGAGTCATTACAGACGAACCGTACCGAAAGCGTCCGGTTGCTCGACCAGCTCGTGCGGCAGCTTCCGGAGGGGGTGTATCTGAAGTCGATCAAGCAGACCGGCGCGAGGGTAAACGTCATCGGCTACGCGACCTCGAACGCCCGGGTCTCGACGCTCATGCGCAATTTCGAGGCCTCGCCTTGGCTGGAAGCTCCGCAACTGGTCGAGATCAAGGCGTCCAAAGTCGGCGATCAGACGCTGAACGAGTTCAACCTGTTCGTCTCGATCAGCCGCCCGAAGGAGCAGACCACCCCCGCGCAGTCCCGTCCCGCGGCCGCGCCGGCCAATCCGGCGGCGGCTCAACCAAAGGCCTGACCCTCATGACGCTTGACGATATCCGCAGACTCAATCCGCGAGACATCGGTTCATGGCCGGTGCTGCCGAAGCTGACGGTGCTGTTTCTGTTC
This window contains:
- a CDS encoding PilN domain-containing protein, yielding MIPINLLPHRAERRKAQQRQFVVLVSLVALLGGLVWFSGHQFFQGRIENQERRNQFLETRIAELDKQIDEIKKLKEQTQALLARKRVVESLQTNRTESVRLLDQLVRQLPEGVYLKSIKQTGARVNVIGYATSNARVSTLMRNFEASPWLEAPQLVEIKASKVGDQTLNEFNLFVSISRPKEQTTPAQSRPAAAPANPAAAQPKA